The following DNA comes from Marichromatium purpuratum 984.
GCGGCCGTCAACACCCTCGAGAACCTCGCCGCGCGCTACGCCGTCGGCCCCGACAGCCGGGTGCTGGCCGTCTCCGCGCTCGACTTCGACCTCTCCGTCCACGACCTCTTCGGCCTGCACGCGGTCGGCGGCGCGGTGGTGGTGCTGGAGGAGTCGCAGCGGCGCGATGCCGGAGCGTGGCTCGAACAGATCCACCGTCACGGCGTGACCCTGTGGAACTCGGTGCCGGTGCTGCTCGACATGCTGCTGGTGATGGCCGAGCGCGACCCGCGTCCGCTGCCCTTCGAGCAGGTCTACCTCTCCGGTGACTGGATCGGGCTCGACCTGCCCGAGCGCCTGTTTGCCCGCAGCCGCCCCGGCGTGCGCCTGGTGGCGATGGGCGGGGCGACCGAGGCGGCGATCTGGTCCAACGCCCACGACGTCGAGCTGCCGCTGCCGCCGCACTGGCGCTCGATCCCCTATGGCCGACCGCTGGCCAACCAGCGCTACCGTGTCGTCGACGCCCAGGGGCGCGATTGCCCCGACTGGGTGCCGGGCGAGCTGTGGATCGGCGGCCTCGGCGTGGCGCTGGGCTACTGCGGCGACCCCGAGCTGACCGCGCAGCGCTTCGTCGAGCACGCCGGCGAGCGCTGGTACCGCACCGGCGACCAGGGCCGCTACTGGCCCGACGGCACGCTCGAGTTCCTCGGTCGACTCGACCACCAGGTCAAGGTGCGGGGCCATCGCATCGAACTCGGCGAGATCGAGGCGGCGCTCAACGGCCAGGCGGAGATCGCCCGCGCGGTGGCGCTCACCCACGGCACCCCGGCGGCGCTCGCCGCGGTGCTGGTGCCCGCCGCCGGTGCCGTGCTCGACCAGGCGGCGATCGGCGCACGTCTGCGCGAGGCACTGCCCGACTACATGGTGCCGCACACCCTGCTGGAACTCGACGCGCTGCCGCTGAGCGCCAACGGCAAGGTCGATCGCAAGGCGCTGACGGCGCTGCTCGAGGCCCGGGTCGATGAGCAGGTCGTCACCCTGGAGCCGCCGCGCGGCGAGACCGAGCGGCGTGTCGCCGCGGTCTGGAGCGCACTGCTCGGGGCCGAGACGCTGGGCCGCGAGAGCAACTTCTTCGACCTCGGTGGCGACAGCCTGCTGGCGACCCGTGCGGTGACGGCGCTGCGCGAGCAGGGCCTGAGCGCGCCGCAGCCGCTGCGGCTGCTGTTCGCCCAGCCACGACTGATGGACTTCGCCGCCGGACTGACGACGACGGAGGAGCCGCGCGCACCCGTGACCATCGTCGCCGACCCCGAGCACCGTTACGAACCCTTCGCCCTCACCGAGGTGCAGCAGGCCTATTGGATGGGGCAGCTACCCGGGTTGCCGCTCAACTGCGGCACTCACTATCTGCTTGAGTTCGACGGCGCGGAGATCGATCGCGCGCGCTTGCAGCATGCCTGTGACCGACTCGTGGCGCGCCACGAGATGCTGCGCTCGGTGCTCGACAGCGACGGCAGGCAACGCATCCTGCCGGCGGACGCGGTCGCGGCCGTGGAGGTCAGCGACGAGCAGGCGGGCGATGCGACCGAGGCCGCCACCCGTGTGCTGTCCTGGTGGCGTGAGCAGACCCGTCAGCCGGTGCCGCCGGGCTTCACCCTGCATCGGGTGCGTTATCCCGCAGGGCGCTGCCGTCTCGGTCTGTTGCTCGACTACATGAGCCTCGACGGTTACAGCATCCGCCTGTTGGTGCAGGAGCTGGCGGCGCTGTACGACGACCCGCAGCGCAGCCTGCCGGAGATCGGCGTCTCCTTCCGCGACTACCTGATGCAGGTGCATCCAGACCCGCGTGATGTCGAGCGTGCCGAGGCCCACTGGCACGCGCGTCTGCACACGCTGCCACGGGCCGCGGCGTTGCCGCTCGCGCGCGATCCGTACAGTCTCTCCAATCCTCACTTCAGCCGTCGGACCCTGCGTCTGCAAGGGGATGACTGGGGACGCCTGAAGCAGGCCGCGCGGCAGCGCAACATCACCCCCTCGGTGCTGGTGCTGGCGGCCTATGGCGAGGTGCTCAGTCGCTGGAGCGGCGGTGCCGCCCACACTGTCAACCTGACCCGCTTCGACCGTCAGCCGCTGCACCCGGACATCGGCTCGCTGATCGGTGACTTTACCTCGCTCTCGCCGATCGCCTATCGGCCGGAGGCCGGGGCGAGCCTGTTCGATCGCGCCGAGGCGATGCAGCAGGAGATCGCCGAGGCACTCGATCATCGCGAGGTCTCCTCGATCTGGGTGCAGCGCGAGCGCGGCAAGACGCTGGAGCGGATGGCGGCGGCGCTGCCGATCATCTTCACCAGCACCCTGGGCATGTCCGACGGTCTGCTCGACGAGATGCCGGAGGACTTCCCCGAGCTGGTCCACGGCGGCTTGTCCGAGACCCCGCAGGTGTGGCTCGACCATCAGATGTACGAACATCGTGGTGACCTGCTGATCTCCTGGGACAGTGTCGATGCGCTGTTCCCCGATGGGTTGCTCGACGACATGCTGGCCGCGCTCGGCGAGTTGCTCGAACGGCTGGCACGGCACGCCGATGCGTTGCCGTCGCCGCAACTGCCGTCGCCGCAGCAGGCCACCCGCGCAGCGGTCAACGCCACCGCCGCGCCGCGCCGCGGGCACCTGCTGCACGCCGGTCTGTTCGAGTGGGCCGCGCGCGCCCCCGAGCGCCCGGCGCTGCTGGCCGGTGAGCACCGACTCGGCTACGGTGAGCTGGCCGCCGAGGCGCTGCGCATCGGCGCGCTGCTGCGCGCCCGTGGCGTCGCCCCGGGCGAGGCGGTGGCGGTGAGCCTGCCGCGCGGTCCGGCGCAGGTCGCCGCCGTCTACGGCGTGCTCGCCGCCGGGGCCTGCTATGTCCCGGTGGGCGTGCGCCAACCGGCGGCGCGTCAGGCACGCATCCATGCCAGCGCCGCGATCCGCTGGGTGCTCACCGATGCCGCCCACCGCGAGGCCGCAGCCAGCCCCGGCACGGTGCCGCTCGACATCGCCGAGGCCGCGGGTCTGGAGCCGTTGGCCGCCCCCGTGACCGTCGACCCCGAGCAGCGCGCCTACATCATCTTCACCTCCGGCTCGACCGGTGCGCCCAAGGGCGTGGAGGTGAGCCACGCGGCGGCCGTCAACACCCTCGAGAACCTCGCCGCGCGCTACGCCGTCGGCCCCGACAGCCGGGTGCTGGCCGTCTCCGCGCTCGACTTCGACCTCTCCGTCCACGACCTCTTCGGCCTGCACGCGGTCGGCGGCGCGGTGGTGGTGCTGGAGGAGTCGCAGCGGCGCGATGCCGGAGCGTGGCTCGAACAGATCCACCGTCACGGCGTGACCCTGTGGAACTCGGTGCCGGTGCTGCTCGACATGCTGCTGGTGATGGCCGAGCGCGACCCGCGTCCGCTGCCCTTCGAGCAGGTCTACCTCTCCGGTGACTGGATCGGGCTCGACCTGCCCGAGCGCCTGTTTGCCCGCAGCCGCCCCGGCGTGCGCCTGGTGGCGATGGGCGGGGCGACCGAGGCGGCGATCTGGTCCAACGCCCACGACGTCGAGCTGCCGCTGCCGCCGCACTGGCGCTCGATCCCCTATGGCCGACCGCTGGCCAACCAGCGCTACCGTGTCGTCGACGCCCAGGGGCGCGATTGCCCCGACTGGGTGCCGGGCGAGCTGTGGATCGGTGGCCTCGGCGTGGCGCTGGGCTACTGCGGCGACCCCGAGCTGACCGCGCAGCGCTTCGTCGAGCACGCCGGCGAGCGCTGGTACCGCACCGGCGACCAGGGCCGCTACTGGCCCGACGGCACGCTCGAGTTCCTCGGTCGACTCGACCACCAGGTCAAGGTGCGGGGCCATCGCATCGAACTCGGCGAGATCGAGGCGGTGCTCAACGGCCAGGCGGAGATCGCCCGCGCGGTGGCGCTCACCCACGGCACCCCGGCGGCGCTCGCCGCGGTGCTGGTGCCCGCCGCCGGTGCCGTGCTCGACCAGGCGGCGATCGGCGCACGTCTGCGCGAGGCACTGCCCGACTACATGGTGCCGCACACCCTGCTGGAACTCGACGCGCTGCCGCTGAGCGCCAACGGCAAGGTCGATCGCAAGGCGCTGACGGCGCTGCTCGAGGCCCAGGTCGTCGAGAGACGTGCCTACGAGCCGCCGCGCGACCACTTCGAGGAGCAGGTCGCGGCGATCTGGTGCGAGGTGCTGGGAGTCGAACGGATCTCCCGTGAAGACGAATTCTTCCTGGTCGGCGGCGACAGCCTGAACGCCACGCGTATCGCCGGACTGCTCCAGGAGCGTCATGTCTGCCCGCAGCCGATTACGCTGCAGGTGTTCTTCTCGTCCCCCACTGTCGCCGCGCTCGCCGACCACGTGCGCGAGCAGTGGCAGGCGTTCGGCGTGACCGACGACAACGACGACCTCATTGAAGAAGGAATCCTATGAACGATCAGAATCGGCTCGTGAGCGACCTCATCGACGAGCTGGGCGGGGCCGGTATCCTGCTCTGGGAAGAGGCCGGACAGTTGCGCTTCAAGGCCCCCGCGGGGGCGCTCGACGAGCGGCGGCGGGCGGCCATCAAGAGCAACCGCGAGGCCATCATCGCCTATCTGGCGGGGGGCGAGGAGGCGCTCGGCGCGACTTCACCGGAGCGCTACGAGCCCTTCCCGCTGACCGACCTGCAGCTGGCCTATATCGTCGGTCGTCGCGACAACTACGACCTCGGCGGCGTGGGTTGTCACAATTATCTGGAGCTTGACCTGCCGCCGCTGGACCCGCAGCGCCTGGAGCGTGCCTGGCACGAGTTGATCGAGCGGCACGACATGTTGCGCGCGGTGATCGGGAGCGACGGTACCCAACGCGTGCTGAGGAATGTCTCCCTGCCGCCGCTGCGTTGCGACGATCGGCGCGGGGCCTCGGCCGAGGTCTTCGAGCAGGCGGTGCTGGCGAGCCGTGACGAGATGGCCTTCCGACGCTATGACGCCGAGCGTTGGCCGCTCTACGAGTTGCGTCTGACCCTCGGCGACGAGCGGTCCATCCTGCATTACTCGACGGACCTGCTGATCGCCGACTTCGCCAGCATCCAACTGTTGCTGGCCGAGCTGGGCGAGCGCTACGAACACCCCGAGCGGGCGCTGCCGCCGTTGTCGTTGACCTTCCGCGATCTGGTGACCGGCGAGCGCGCTCGAGGCGAGCAGGCCGACACCCAGGCACGGCGCCGGGCGCATCGCGAGTACTGGATGCAGCGCCTGCCCGAGCTGCCGGATGCCCCGGAGTTGCCGCTGTTGCCGGCGACCGTGCGCGGCAAGGTCGAGGGCGCGAGCTTCGAGCGTTTCGGCTTCGACCTGCCTGCCGCCGACTGGCAGGCCTTCTGCGCCAGCGCCACGCGCCACCAGCTGACCCCGACCGCGGCGGTGATGGCGGTCTTCACCGAGGTCCTGCGGCGCTGGTCGCGGCGCGAGGATTTCTGCATCAACCTGACTCTTCTGAACCGCCCGGCACAGGCGCCTGAGGCGCGACGCGTGGTTGGCGACTTCATCGCCATCAACGTGCTGGAGGTGCGTGGCGACAGCGGCGCGACCTTCCTCGATCGTGCGCGTGCCGTGCAGGAGCGGCTGTGGCAGGACATGGCGCACGCCGATTTCAGCGGCATCGAGGTGCTGCGCGAGCTTTCGCGCCAGCAGCGCGAGAACCGTCTGATCCCGGTGGTCTTCACCAGTACCCTGGGGGTGAGTGGTGACGAGCTGCCGCGCAATGCGTTCATGCACGACGCCAAGCTGAACTACGGCATCACTCAGACCCCACAGGTGTGGCTGGATTGTCAGGCGACCGAGCGGCGTGGCGCGTTGCATGTCGACTGGGACGTGCGGCGCGGGATCTTCCCGGCGGGCGTCATCGAGCAGGCCTTCGCCGCCTTCGGCGAGGTCGTCTCGCGTCTGGCGCGGGAGGAGGCGGCCTGGGGGGCCGAGCGTCCGGTGGCACTGCCCGAGTCGACCCGCTTGCAGCGCGAGCAGATCAATCACGAGCGCGACGCGCCTCTGCCGCGTGGCTACCTGCACGGCGGTTTCTGCCGTCGCGCACTGGAGGCGCCGCAGCACCCGGCGCTGTTGTGCGGTGCTCGGGGCTGGAGCTATCGCGAACTGGCCGACTGGGCGCTGGATCTCGCCGAGCGTCTGCAGGCGGCCGGTTGCGTGGCGGGCGAGCCGGTGGCGCTGTGCCTCGACAAGGGGCCGGCGCAGGTCGCTGCCGTGCTCGGAACCCTGCTGGCCGATGCGGCCTATGTGCCGATCGACGTCACCCAGCCGAGCGAACGGCGCGCGCGCATCCTCGCCGACGTCGGTGCCCGGGTGGTGGTGACGGATGCCGCACGGGCCGTTGACGCCTGGCCCGAGGCGGTGGTCGTGGTGGCGATGGGCGAACCCGGCGAGGCGCGTGCGGAGGCTGCGCGGCGTGCCGCGCTGGAGGCCGCCATCGCGCGGGGCGAGGCGTGCGACACCGCCAGTCGGCTCGCCTATGTGCTCTATACCTCGGGCACTACCGGGCGGCCCAAGGGGGTCATGCTGACCCACCAGGGGGTGCTCAACACCATCGTCGGCTTCAATCGCCAGTTTGGTCTCCATGCCGAGGATCGCGCGCTGGGGCTGGTCAACTACAGCTTCGACCTGTCGGTGCTGGACCTGTTCTGCACCTTCACCGCTGGGGCCACGCTGGTGCTGCCGGAAGGGCAGTGGCGCAGTGATCCGGCCTCCTGGGTGGCGGCCATCGAGCGCCACAAGGCGACGGTCTGGAACTCGGTGCCGGCGCACATGCAGATGCTGCTGGCGAGCCTTTCGCACGCCAGCGATCTCTCCAGCCTGCGGCTCGGTTTCGTCTCCGGGGACTGGATTCCGGTGACCCTGCCCGAGCAGGTCCGCAGGCGTTTGCCCGGCCTGCAGCTCAACAGCCTCGGCGGGCCGACCGAGATCTCGGTGACCTGCATCCATCACCGGATCGACGAGGTGCCGGAGGGCGCGACGTCGATCCCCTATGGATCGCCCTTCAGCAATCATCGTCTCTATGTGCTCGACCGTCGGCTCGAGTCCTGCCCGGACTGGGTGGCGGGCGAGATGTATGTCGGCGGTCCCGGCGTCGCCCTGGGCTTTGCCAACGACCCCGAGCGCACCGCGCAGCGCTTCATCACCCATCCGCGGAGCGGTGAACGCCTCTATCGCACCGGCGACATCTGCCGCTATCGCGGCGACGGGGTGATCGAGATCCTCGGTCGCGAGGACAACCAGGTGAAGATCCGTGGCCACCGCATCGAGCTGGGTGATGTCGAGGCGGCGCTCGGCGAGATCGACGGCGTGGCGCGCGGCGTTGCGCTGGTGCGTGCGCAGCCGCTCGACCTGGTCGCTGCAGTGGTGCCCAGCGATCCCCGGGCCGAGGCCCCGGCGGAGTTCGCCGAGCGCCTGCGGCGGGAACTCGGCGAGCTGCTGCCCGGCTACATGATCCCGGTGGCCCTGGAGGTGTTGCCGCAGATCCCCCTGAGTCGCAACGGCAAGGTCGATCGCAAGGCGCTGGCCGAGCACTTCCAAGGCGCGACGCCCCGCGAGACGGATTTCGAGCCGCCGCTGGACGACCCGCTCGAGCAGCGTCTGGCACAGGTCTGGCGGGAGCTGACCGAGGCCGAGCGGGTCTCGCGCGACGACGACTTCTTCATGATCGGAGGTTCGAGCCTCAGCGCGGTGGGGCTGCTCAACTGGCTGATGGAGGAGGGGTTCGGGGTCAATATCGACCTGATCTTCAATCACTCCGTCTTCCGCGACATGGTTGAGGCCTTGCGTCATGCCTCGGACGCCGAGGAGCGCTTCCGCGAGGAGATCGACCTCGAGGCGCTGGCGACACATGCCATGCGTCATCTCGATGCGGCACGACCGGAGCGAGCCACTGACGGGCCGACCGAGATCTTCATGACCGGCGCGACCGGTTATCTGGGGGTCTATGTGCTGCGTCGGCTGCTGCGCGACAGCGACAACCGGCTCAATTGCCTGGTCCGGTGCCGTGATCCGCAGGACGGGTTGCAACGCATCCGTCAGGTCGCCGAGGAGAAGGGCGTCGAGCTGGAACTCGATCCCGAGCGGGTGCGTATCCTGCCCGGCGACCTGACTGCCGATCGCTTCGGCCTGTCCGACGCGGTCTATGCCGAGCTGGCCGAGCGGATCGACAAGGTGGTGCACGTGGCGGCACTGATCAGCCTGATCGCGCCGCTCTCGCGGCTCTACCCGATCAACGTCAAGGGTTCGGCGAACGCGATCGAGCTGGCCTGCACCGGGCGGCGCAAACCGATCCACTACATGTCGACCATCGGTGTTCACTATCGCCTGCCCTATGGCGAGGAGGAGCCGCCGATCCCGGAGGCGACCGGCCCGGACGCGCCCTGGCACAAGCCGGAGTTGACCTACGAGCACACCAAGTACATGGCCGAGCAGCTCTTCCACATGGCGCGCCAGCGCGGCGTGTCGGTGAACATCTTCCGCTCCGGCGCGATCACCTGGGACAGCGAGCAGGAACGGCCCTTCATCAACGACGACGCCTTCGTCAAGTTCTTCCGCACCTGCTCGAGTGTCAATGCCTACCCAGAGGCATCGATCCTCATCAGTGTCACCCCGGTGAACCTGGTGGCCGAGTACATCGGCATGCTGGTCGGGCGTGAGATCGGCGGTACGGGGCAGAACTACCATCTGGTCTCCGAACGCAGTCTGGGCGGCAACCAGATCTACCGCTGGTTCAACGAGCTGGGGTGCGAGTTCGCCGCGCTCGACTTCGAGCGCTGGAACCAGCGTCTCGACGACAGCTTCGGTCGCGGCTTCATCAACCGCTATTTCCGTCACGGCATCAGTCAGGGGGGACACCACCAGTACCGTATCGACAACCTGCGCGAGGTGCTCGTCGCGCAGGGGCGAGATCCGCACCGGGTCGAGCGCGACTACTTCCTGCCGCTGCTCGAGCATTTCGGATCGCTGAAGGGCGCGGAGCGGGGGGGCGCATGTCAATCGACCTGACGTACGCCACGCGACCGTCGGCGGGCGCGCGTCGA
Coding sequences within:
- a CDS encoding non-ribosomal peptide synthetase — encoded protein: MLVPAAGAVLDQAAIGARLREALPDYMVPHTLLELDALPLSANGKVDRKALTALLEARVDEQVVTLEPPRGETERRVAAVWSALLGAETLGRESNFFDLGGDSLLATRAVTALREQGLSAPQPLRLLFAQPRLMDFAAGLTTTEETRAPVTIVADPEHRYEPFALTEVQQAYWMGQSPGLPLSCGTWYLLELDGEHLDLERFEAAWNRLIRHHEMLRAVVDEDGRQRILAEVAELRLMHGAAAELAGEDSAAAAQRYLRRRWRELSARRDAAAEWPPLEIHALAYGGTRQRVGILFNYLVLDGYSIQLLLGQLAELHARPQAELPDIGLSFRDYVEQLSPDPAALLRAEAFWRERLLSLPPGPELPLATDPQTLTEMDFQRREARLDAACWARLKTRARAHRITPSVLLLTAYGQVIRSWTGGRDFTLNLTLFDRQRVHPDVDRVLGDFTSLAPVRFLASHGDALLGQAQALQQEIAEALEYREVSSIWVQRERARGTHLANSSLPVVFTSTLGMGELLDQAPADFPRLVSGGLSGTPQVWLDHQLYEYQGSLTLSWDAVESLFPAGLLDDMFAAYLELLGRLAEQDWTQPTLPQLPSPQQATRAAVNATAAPRRGHLLHAGLFEWAARAPERPALLAGEHRLGYGELAAEALRIGALLRARGVAPGEAVAVSLPRGPAQVAAVYGVLAAGACYVPVGVRQPAARQARIHASAAIRWVLTDAAHREAAASPGTVPLDIAEAAGLEPLAAPVTVDPEQRAYIIFTSGSTGAPKGVEVSHAAAVNTLENLAARYAVGPDSRVLAVSALDFDLSVHDLFGLHAVGGAVVVLEESQRRDAGAWLEQIHRHGVTLWNSVPVLLDMLLVMAERDPRPLPFEQVYLSGDWIGLDLPERLFARSRPGVRLVAMGGATEAAIWSNAHDVELPLPPHWRSIPYGRPLANQRYRVVDAQGRDCPDWVPGELWIGGLGVALGYCGDPELTAQRFVEHAGERWYRTGDQGRYWPDGTLEFLGRLDHQVKVRGHRIELGEIEAALNGQAEIARAVALTHGTPAALAAVLVPAAGAVLDQAAIGARLREALPDYMVPHTLLELDALPLSANGKVDRKALTALLEARVDEQVVTLEPPRGETERRVAAVWSALLGAETLGRESNFFDLGGDSLLATRAVTALREQGLSAPQPLRLLFAQPRLMDFAAGLTTTEEPRAPVTIVADPEHRYEPFALTEVQQAYWMGQLPGLPLNCGTHYLLEFDGAEIDRARLQHACDRLVARHEMLRSVLDSDGRQRILPADAVAAVEVSDEQAGDATEAATRVLSWWREQTRQPVPPGFTLHRVRYPAGRCRLGLLLDYMSLDGYSIRLLVQELAALYDDPQRSLPEIGVSFRDYLMQVHPDPRDVERAEAHWHARLHTLPRAAALPLARDPYSLSNPHFSRRTLRLQGDDWGRLKQAARQRNITPSVLVLAAYGEVLSRWSGGAAHTVNLTRFDRQPLHPDIGSLIGDFTSLSPIAYRPEAGASLFDRAEAMQQEIAEALDHREVSSIWVQRERGKTLERMAAALPIIFTSTLGMSDGLLDEMPEDFPELVHGGLSETPQVWLDHQMYEHRGDLLISWDSVDALFPDGLLDDMLAALGELLERLARHADALPSPQLPSPQQATRAAVNATAAPRRGHLLHAGLFEWAARAPERPALLAGEHRLGYGELAAEALRIGALLRARGVAPGEAVAVSLPRGPAQVAAVYGVLAAGACYVPVGVRQPAARQARIHASAAIRWVLTDAAHREAAASPGTVPLDIAEAAGLEPLAAPVTVDPEQRAYIIFTSGSTGAPKGVEVSHAAAVNTLENLAARYAVGPDSRVLAVSALDFDLSVHDLFGLHAVGGAVVVLEESQRRDAGAWLEQIHRHGVTLWNSVPVLLDMLLVMAERDPRPLPFEQVYLSGDWIGLDLPERLFARSRPGVRLVAMGGATEAAIWSNAHDVELPLPPHWRSIPYGRPLANQRYRVVDAQGRDCPDWVPGELWIGGLGVALGYCGDPELTAQRFVEHAGERWYRTGDQGRYWPDGTLEFLGRLDHQVKVRGHRIELGEIEAVLNGQAEIARAVALTHGTPAALAAVLVPAAGAVLDQAAIGARLREALPDYMVPHTLLELDALPLSANGKVDRKALTALLEAQVVERRAYEPPRDHFEEQVAAIWCEVLGVERISREDEFFLVGGDSLNATRIAGLLQERHVCPQPITLQVFFSSPTVAALADHVREQWQAFGVTDDNDDLIEEGIL
- a CDS encoding non-ribosomal peptide synthetase, which gives rise to MNDQNRLVSDLIDELGGAGILLWEEAGQLRFKAPAGALDERRRAAIKSNREAIIAYLAGGEEALGATSPERYEPFPLTDLQLAYIVGRRDNYDLGGVGCHNYLELDLPPLDPQRLERAWHELIERHDMLRAVIGSDGTQRVLRNVSLPPLRCDDRRGASAEVFEQAVLASRDEMAFRRYDAERWPLYELRLTLGDERSILHYSTDLLIADFASIQLLLAELGERYEHPERALPPLSLTFRDLVTGERARGEQADTQARRRAHREYWMQRLPELPDAPELPLLPATVRGKVEGASFERFGFDLPAADWQAFCASATRHQLTPTAAVMAVFTEVLRRWSRREDFCINLTLLNRPAQAPEARRVVGDFIAINVLEVRGDSGATFLDRARAVQERLWQDMAHADFSGIEVLRELSRQQRENRLIPVVFTSTLGVSGDELPRNAFMHDAKLNYGITQTPQVWLDCQATERRGALHVDWDVRRGIFPAGVIEQAFAAFGEVVSRLAREEAAWGAERPVALPESTRLQREQINHERDAPLPRGYLHGGFCRRALEAPQHPALLCGARGWSYRELADWALDLAERLQAAGCVAGEPVALCLDKGPAQVAAVLGTLLADAAYVPIDVTQPSERRARILADVGARVVVTDAARAVDAWPEAVVVVAMGEPGEARAEAARRAALEAAIARGEACDTASRLAYVLYTSGTTGRPKGVMLTHQGVLNTIVGFNRQFGLHAEDRALGLVNYSFDLSVLDLFCTFTAGATLVLPEGQWRSDPASWVAAIERHKATVWNSVPAHMQMLLASLSHASDLSSLRLGFVSGDWIPVTLPEQVRRRLPGLQLNSLGGPTEISVTCIHHRIDEVPEGATSIPYGSPFSNHRLYVLDRRLESCPDWVAGEMYVGGPGVALGFANDPERTAQRFITHPRSGERLYRTGDICRYRGDGVIEILGREDNQVKIRGHRIELGDVEAALGEIDGVARGVALVRAQPLDLVAAVVPSDPRAEAPAEFAERLRRELGELLPGYMIPVALEVLPQIPLSRNGKVDRKALAEHFQGATPRETDFEPPLDDPLEQRLAQVWRELTEAERVSRDDDFFMIGGSSLSAVGLLNWLMEEGFGVNIDLIFNHSVFRDMVEALRHASDAEERFREEIDLEALATHAMRHLDAARPERATDGPTEIFMTGATGYLGVYVLRRLLRDSDNRLNCLVRCRDPQDGLQRIRQVAEEKGVELELDPERVRILPGDLTADRFGLSDAVYAELAERIDKVVHVAALISLIAPLSRLYPINVKGSANAIELACTGRRKPIHYMSTIGVHYRLPYGEEEPPIPEATGPDAPWHKPELTYEHTKYMAEQLFHMARQRGVSVNIFRSGAITWDSEQERPFINDDAFVKFFRTCSSVNAYPEASILISVTPVNLVAEYIGMLVGREIGGTGQNYHLVSERSLGGNQIYRWFNELGCEFAALDFERWNQRLDDSFGRGFINRYFRHGISQGGHHQYRIDNLREVLVAQGRDPHRVERDYFLPLLEHFGSLKGAERGGACQST